A genomic region of Vitis vinifera cultivar Pinot Noir 40024 chromosome 7, ASM3070453v1 contains the following coding sequences:
- the LOC132254044 gene encoding AP2/ERF and B3 domain-containing protein Os01g0693400-like, with the protein MSEKRDSASFPDKETKKKMKLDISSSSGSASDVNKKEMPLIIQDDTDSSSQTKKTGSSSSPPTASASCSGKDQQPSGSGQRTLLYKKSLTHDDVSYCRLVIPLESCKEFLAEPEKVDGKYETIIMIIMDHEGTMWEMEASFDELSSSYMLWLNWDKYLKKHELEAGDVIFLYQDPSIPTFNHYLIEYEKGAETAIPRRQVLEAI; encoded by the exons ATGTCTGAGAAACGGGACAGTGCAAGTTTCCCAGATAAAGAgacgaagaagaagatgaagcttGATATTTCTTCATCGAGCGGGTCGGCCTCTGATGTTAACAAGAAGGAGATGCCTCTGAT AATCCAGGATGATACCGATTCTTCATCCCAAACCAAGAAGACGGGCAGTTCATCTTCCCCGCCAACAGCATCAGCAAGTTGCAGCGGCAAAGACCAGCAGCCTTCCGGATCGGGTCAGAGAACCCTCCTCTACAAGAAGAGCTTAACCCATGACGATGTCTCCTACTGCAGGCTCGTGATTCCACTAGAATCTTGTAAGGAATTTCTCGCTGAACCAGAGAAAGTTGACGGAAAATACGAGAccataataatgataattatggACCATGAGGGAACAATGTGGGAGATGGAGGCTTCGTTCGACGAGCTGAGCAGCTCCTACATGCTTTGGTTGAACTGGgacaaatatttgaagaaacacGAATTGGAGGCCGGGGATGTGATTTTCTTATATCAGGATCCCAGTATTCCCACTTTTAACCACTACTTGATTGAATATGAAAAAGGGGCCGAGACAGCAATCCCAAGAAGACAAGTACTTGAGGCCATATAG
- the LOC132254045 gene encoding uncharacterized protein LOC132254045 — MSEKLDSTSSPDEEANKKIKFDIPSSSGWEWESRSSGWESTSCEWGSSATQDVHSKEGASVQGPESSVKQGDGSEGGATVPALFYSNVGHGDGSEEGASVPGESVVADNLSPSTENTPRNQDDTAPAGSPSHSGASASTSIVYNKRILRYKKSLTQGDISRGELMIPILYGRKFLPEPQEHDGIYEDIKVAFMDHKRQVWPMEAYFSERTSSYMLGLNWERYVKKFKLEPEDMIFFYHDPALPTYDHYLMEFEKKGRDSNPTEKPSDPKEKPSDPMDKPSDPTEKPRDPKEKPRDPTEKPSDPKEKPSDPTEKPSDPKEKPSDPTEKPRDPTEKPSNPTEKPSDPKEKPSDPTEKPSDPKEKPSDPADKPSDPKDTT; from the exons atgtcTGAGAAACTGGACAGTACAAGTTCCCCAGATGAAGAGGCGAACAAGAAGATAAAGTTTGATATACCTTCATCAAGCGGGTGGGAATGGGAATCTAGATCAAGCGGGTGGGAATCTACATCATGCGAGTGGGGATCTAGTGCTACTCAAGACGTTCACTCAAAAGAGGGTGCTAGTGTTCAAGGGCCGGAATCTAGTGTTAAACAAGGAGATGGCTCAGAAGGGGGTGCTACTGTTCCAGCGTTGTTCTACTCTAATGTTGGACATGGAGATGGCTCAGAAGAGGGTGCTAGTGTTCCAGGAGAAAGTGTAGTAGCTGATAACTTGAGCCCATCAACGGAGAATACTCCCAG AAACCAGGACGACACCGCCCCAGCAGGCAGTCCATCTCACTCAGGAGCATCAGCAAGCACTTCAATTGTCTATAACAAGAGAATCCTCCGCTACAAGAAGAGCTTAACCCAAGGCGATATCTCCAGGGGCGAGCTCATGATTCCAATATTATATGGTAGAAAATTTCTCCCTGAACCTCAGGAACATGATGGAATATATGAAGACATAAAAGTAGCATTTATGGACCATAAGAGACAGGTGTGGCCGATGGAGGCTTATTTCTCAGAGCGGACCAGCTCCTACATGCTTGGGTTGAACTGGGAGAGATATGTGAAGAAATTTAAATTGGAGCCCGAggatatgattttcttttatcatgATCCAGCTCTTCCCACTTACGACCACTACTTGatggaatttgaaaaaaaagggCGCGATAGCAACCCCACGGAGAAGCCTAGCGATCCCAAGGAGAAGCCTAGTGATCCCATGGATAAGCCTAGCGATCCCACGGAGAAGCCTAGAGATCCCAAGGAGAAGCCTAGAGATCCCACGGAGAAGCCTAGCGATCCCAAGGAGAAGCCTAGCGATCCCACGGAGAAGCCTAGCGATCCCAAGGAGAAGCCTAGTGATCCCACGGAGAAGCCTAGAGATCCCACGGAGAAGCCTAGCAATCCCACGGAGAAGCCTAGCGATCCCAAGGAGAAGCCTAGCGATCCCACGGAGAAGCCTAGCGATCCCAAGGAGAAGCCTAGCGATCCCGCGGATAAGCCTAGCGATCCCAAGGACACCACTTGA